Proteins encoded within one genomic window of Microbacterium sp. zg-B185:
- a CDS encoding LCP family protein, which produces MSPTTKPSTRGRRTVARHGELKSPHPVAMLMKILGIFVAVVLVSGAGVAAYALTDLTTSFTEDAVDLEGQESVPPDIGAIEGGVNLFVAGTDACEPAYAGYFGDRCTGPDAEGELNDVNMLVHISDAPRRVTVISFPRDLMIPIPSCTAEDGSETPAMSKQPINTAYSYGGLSCVVKTVSALSEQPIPFAAKVTWGGVIEVTNAVGGVDVCLASGIRDYYTGIDWPAGMRNIQGIEALQFLRTRHGVGDGSDLGRVSNQQQYMSRLARKLVSEDVLSDPGALMKLATTAVDNVTPSKSLTNPLTLVQIALAVKNVPFEEIVFLQYPVVTDPNDPNKVVPNYDSAQAIWDALAANQPLQLTGDAGSNESVVVVEPETPVEPTVPDPSAPPVQESIALPSDITGSTAAQETCSNGNLRD; this is translated from the coding sequence GTGAGCCCGACGACCAAGCCCTCCACACGTGGCCGCCGCACTGTCGCGCGCCACGGGGAGCTGAAGTCGCCGCATCCGGTGGCGATGCTGATGAAGATCCTCGGGATCTTCGTCGCCGTGGTGCTCGTCTCGGGGGCCGGTGTGGCCGCATACGCGCTCACCGACCTGACCACCAGCTTCACCGAGGATGCCGTGGACCTGGAGGGACAGGAGTCCGTTCCGCCGGACATCGGCGCGATCGAAGGCGGAGTGAACCTCTTCGTGGCCGGCACGGATGCCTGCGAGCCGGCATACGCCGGATACTTCGGCGACCGCTGCACCGGCCCGGATGCCGAAGGCGAACTGAACGATGTGAACATGCTGGTGCACATCTCCGACGCTCCCCGCCGCGTCACGGTGATCTCCTTCCCCCGCGACCTGATGATCCCGATCCCCTCGTGCACCGCCGAGGACGGCTCCGAGACGCCGGCGATGAGCAAGCAGCCCATCAACACCGCGTACTCGTACGGGGGGCTGTCGTGTGTCGTCAAAACCGTCTCGGCGCTCAGCGAGCAGCCGATTCCGTTCGCCGCGAAGGTCACCTGGGGCGGCGTGATCGAGGTCACCAACGCTGTCGGCGGCGTGGACGTGTGCTTGGCCAGCGGCATCCGCGATTACTACACGGGCATCGACTGGCCGGCCGGGATGCGCAACATCCAGGGCATCGAGGCGCTGCAGTTCCTGCGCACCCGTCACGGCGTCGGCGACGGCAGCGACCTGGGTCGTGTCAGCAACCAGCAGCAGTACATGTCGAGGCTGGCACGCAAGCTGGTCAGCGAGGACGTGCTGTCCGATCCCGGCGCGCTCATGAAGCTCGCCACCACGGCGGTGGACAACGTGACCCCGAGCAAGAGCCTGACCAACCCGCTGACGCTCGTGCAGATCGCCCTCGCGGTCAAGAACGTGCCGTTCGAGGAGATCGTCTTCCTGCAGTACCCGGTCGTCACCGACCCGAACGACCCGAACAAGGTCGTCCCGAACTACGATTCCGCGCAGGCCATCTGGGATGCGCTCGCGGCCAACCAGCCCCTGCAGCTGACCGGTGACGCGGGATCCAACGAAAGCGTCGTCGTCGTCGAGCCGGAGACACCGGTCGAGCCCACCGTCCCCGACCCGTCCGCGCCGCCCGTGCAGGAGTCGATCGCGCTCCCGTCCGACATCACCGGGTCGACGGCCGCTCAGGAGACCTGCTCGAACGGCAACCTGCGCGACTAG
- the serS gene encoding serine--tRNA ligase, whose translation MIDPVFLRENPELVKRSQEARGESPATVDDAVAADRERRAAITAFEELRAAQNAHGKRVAQAPKDEKAALVSAAKELSEQVKAAQHAVTAAEQAADTALAKLENIVIEGVPAGGEDNFVTLRTFGEPPVFDFEPRDHLELGEMLGAIDMERGTKVSGSRFYFLTGIGARLEIAIMMLGLDRALAAGFVPLIPPTMVRPEVMRGTGFLGQHADEVYHLEEDDLYLVGTSEVPLAGYHMDEILDLGKGPKRYAGWSTCYRREAGSYGKDTRGIIRVHQFNKLEMFVYTTPEDAEAEHLRLVAMQEQMLQDLGLAYRVIDVAAGDLGSSAARKYDVEAWVPTQGAYRELTSTSNCTTFQARRLDIRYRPSVDGGTGAGKTQHVATLNGTLATTRWIVAMLETHQRADGSVLVPEVLRPYLGGLEVMEPAA comes from the coding sequence GTGATCGATCCAGTCTTCCTCCGCGAAAATCCCGAGCTGGTCAAGCGCTCGCAGGAGGCCCGCGGGGAGTCGCCGGCCACCGTCGACGACGCCGTCGCCGCCGACCGTGAGCGCCGCGCCGCGATCACCGCCTTCGAAGAGCTCCGCGCCGCCCAGAACGCGCACGGTAAACGCGTCGCTCAGGCGCCGAAGGACGAGAAGGCGGCCCTGGTTTCGGCGGCCAAGGAGCTGAGCGAACAGGTCAAGGCGGCGCAGCACGCGGTGACCGCCGCGGAGCAGGCGGCCGACACCGCCCTCGCCAAGCTCGAGAACATCGTGATCGAGGGTGTCCCCGCCGGCGGCGAGGACAATTTCGTGACCCTGCGCACCTTCGGCGAGCCGCCGGTGTTCGACTTCGAACCGCGCGACCACCTGGAACTGGGCGAGATGCTCGGCGCGATCGACATGGAGCGCGGCACCAAGGTGTCCGGCAGCCGGTTCTACTTCCTCACCGGCATCGGCGCACGACTCGAGATTGCCATCATGATGCTCGGCCTCGACCGGGCGCTCGCGGCCGGCTTCGTCCCGCTCATCCCGCCGACCATGGTCCGGCCGGAGGTCATGCGCGGCACGGGGTTCCTCGGGCAGCACGCCGACGAGGTCTACCACCTCGAAGAAGACGACCTCTACCTGGTGGGCACCAGCGAGGTGCCGCTCGCCGGCTACCACATGGACGAGATCCTCGATCTGGGCAAGGGGCCCAAGCGCTACGCGGGATGGTCCACGTGCTACCGCCGCGAGGCCGGCTCCTACGGCAAGGACACCCGCGGCATCATCCGCGTGCATCAGTTCAACAAGCTCGAGATGTTCGTCTACACGACACCGGAGGATGCCGAGGCGGAGCACCTGCGCCTCGTCGCGATGCAGGAGCAGATGCTGCAGGACCTCGGGCTGGCCTACCGGGTCATCGACGTCGCCGCGGGCGACCTCGGCTCCAGCGCCGCGCGCAAGTACGACGTCGAGGCGTGGGTGCCGACCCAGGGTGCGTACCGCGAACTGACCTCGACGTCCAACTGCACGACCTTCCAGGCGCGCCGGCTGGACATCCGCTACCGGCCGTCTGTGGACGGCGGGACGGGCGCGGGCAAGACGCAGCATGTCGCCACGCTGAACGGCACCCTGGCCACCACGCGCTGGATCGTCGCGATGCTCGAGACCCACCAGCGGGCGGACGGCTCGGTCCTGGTCCCCGAGGTGCTCCGGCCGTACCTCGGCGGCCTCGAGGTCATGGAGCCCGCGGCGTGA
- a CDS encoding HAD hydrolase family protein, with the protein MTAAHLPPTGSIEVVPEQAAADLVEGVARDAEDPGIRTERLLVVLDIDGTIVLEDETLSPGVVEAVEHAHRAGHEIMLATGRSWEGAKAFLESLNIAPEFVVCSNGAVILRKADAGDGSYERFHTETFDPTEVLALLREHLPDAKYMVELADGRRLYTEHLGDWNLETADRVPFEQLGSMPVCRIVVVSPGDTEQDFVELVERIGLNEVSYAVGWTAWLDIAPQGVDKGSALERVRTWLGIDPAHVLVIGDGRNDLGMFRWALQNGGRAVAMEQGPQEVRDAAGEITLSVQAGGVAEVLRNL; encoded by the coding sequence GTGACGGCAGCGCATCTTCCGCCCACGGGCAGCATCGAGGTCGTGCCGGAGCAGGCGGCGGCGGACCTCGTCGAGGGTGTCGCCCGCGATGCGGAGGATCCCGGCATCCGCACCGAGCGTCTGCTGGTCGTGCTGGACATCGACGGAACCATCGTCTTGGAGGACGAGACCCTCAGCCCGGGAGTGGTGGAGGCGGTTGAGCATGCCCACCGCGCCGGGCACGAGATCATGCTCGCCACCGGCCGCAGCTGGGAGGGCGCCAAGGCGTTCCTGGAATCCCTGAACATCGCACCGGAGTTCGTCGTGTGCTCCAACGGCGCGGTCATCCTGCGCAAGGCCGATGCGGGTGACGGCTCCTACGAGCGCTTCCACACCGAGACGTTCGACCCCACCGAGGTGCTCGCGCTACTGCGCGAACACCTGCCCGACGCGAAGTACATGGTCGAACTGGCCGACGGGCGCCGCCTCTACACCGAGCACCTCGGGGACTGGAACCTGGAGACGGCCGACCGCGTGCCGTTCGAGCAGCTCGGCTCGATGCCGGTCTGCCGCATCGTGGTGGTCTCACCGGGCGACACCGAGCAGGACTTCGTGGAGCTCGTCGAGCGCATCGGGCTGAACGAGGTGTCGTACGCGGTCGGGTGGACCGCCTGGCTGGACATCGCCCCGCAGGGCGTGGACAAGGGCAGCGCCCTCGAGCGCGTGCGCACCTGGCTCGGAATCGATCCTGCGCACGTGCTGGTGATCGGCGACGGGCGCAACGACCTCGGCATGTTCCGCTGGGCGCTCCAGAACGGGGGCCGAGCCGTCGCGATGGAGCAGGGCCCGCAGGAAGTCCGGGATGCCGCGGGCGAGATCACCCTCTCGGTGCAGGCCGGCGGAGTGGCCGAGGTGCTGCGCAACCTCTGA
- a CDS encoding YaeQ family protein, translated as MASGATIHTFTVQLADVDRGVYDELPLRVARHPSETAAFMMTRVLAYCLEFEEGIAFSEGISTTDEPAVLVRDATGRLTGWIEVGAPDAARLHYGSKLADRTAIYTHRDPVKVLAPWAGKRIHNAEAITLHSFDPGFIDSAVAVLERRNTMTLSITERQLYLDLNGSTLTSTVHDHRLE; from the coding sequence ATGGCATCCGGCGCGACGATCCACACTTTCACGGTGCAACTGGCGGATGTGGATCGCGGCGTCTACGACGAACTGCCCCTTCGGGTGGCCCGCCACCCGTCCGAGACCGCCGCGTTCATGATGACCCGAGTGCTGGCCTACTGCCTGGAGTTCGAGGAGGGCATCGCATTCAGCGAGGGCATCTCCACGACGGACGAGCCGGCAGTGCTCGTACGGGACGCGACCGGACGGCTCACCGGGTGGATCGAAGTCGGTGCGCCGGACGCCGCGCGGCTGCACTACGGGAGCAAGCTCGCCGACCGGACCGCGATCTACACGCACCGCGATCCGGTCAAGGTGCTCGCACCGTGGGCGGGCAAGCGGATCCACAACGCCGAGGCCATCACGCTGCACAGCTTCGACCCCGGCTTCATCGACTCTGCCGTCGCCGTCCTGGAGCGGCGCAATACGATGACGCTGTCGATCACGGAGAGACAGCTCTACCTCGACCTGAACGGATCGACCCTGACCTCGACGGTCCACGACCACCGGCTGGAGTGA
- a CDS encoding diacylglycerol kinase family protein — protein sequence MAGGEKPKPQAALVYNPTKVDAAALRATVQRLSARAGWGEPLFYETTVDDLGDDVARQALKAGAAAVLVAGGDGTVRAVAEAMSESGVPLTIVPSGTGNLLARNLLLPLTDPQAMVQATFDGDTLPVDVGFAAIRREDGTSEERAFVVMGGMGLDAAMIANTNGTLKKRVGWIAYVDGAARSLAGAKAFRIVYQVPGRRLHSARVQSILVANCGSLPAGLELIPGASVTDGDLDVAIFQPKNALGWLLVWRRVAWDNSILRRFRAGRHVLSLRTKDNSVLYARGKGLDLATSTAQPVQLDGDEFGEAVRMRCRVVEGGLLTVLPKGHDTSRL from the coding sequence ATGGCCGGCGGCGAGAAGCCGAAGCCTCAGGCGGCGCTGGTGTACAACCCCACCAAGGTGGATGCCGCCGCCCTGCGCGCGACCGTCCAGCGGCTCTCGGCGAGAGCCGGGTGGGGCGAGCCCCTCTTCTATGAGACGACCGTGGACGATCTCGGCGACGACGTGGCCCGCCAGGCGCTGAAGGCGGGCGCCGCTGCCGTGCTGGTCGCCGGCGGCGACGGCACCGTTCGTGCGGTCGCCGAGGCGATGAGCGAAAGCGGCGTCCCACTCACGATCGTGCCCAGCGGCACCGGCAACCTGCTCGCCCGCAACCTGCTGCTGCCGCTGACGGACCCCCAGGCAATGGTGCAGGCGACCTTCGACGGCGACACGCTGCCCGTTGATGTCGGCTTCGCCGCGATCCGGCGGGAGGACGGCACCAGCGAGGAACGGGCGTTCGTCGTGATGGGCGGCATGGGCCTGGACGCCGCGATGATCGCGAACACCAACGGCACGCTCAAGAAGCGGGTGGGGTGGATCGCGTACGTCGACGGCGCGGCGCGGTCGCTCGCGGGCGCGAAGGCCTTCCGGATCGTCTACCAGGTGCCCGGCCGGCGCCTGCACTCGGCGCGGGTGCAGAGCATCCTGGTGGCCAATTGCGGGTCTCTTCCGGCGGGCCTGGAACTCATCCCCGGGGCATCCGTGACCGACGGTGATCTGGACGTCGCGATCTTCCAGCCCAAGAACGCGCTCGGCTGGCTCCTGGTGTGGCGCCGCGTGGCGTGGGACAACAGCATCCTCCGCCGTTTCCGTGCCGGACGTCACGTGTTGTCGCTGCGCACGAAGGACAACTCGGTCCTGTACGCCCGCGGCAAGGGCCTGGACCTTGCCACCTCGACGGCGCAGCCGGTGCAGCTGGACGGCGACGAGTTCGGCGAAGCGGTGCGCATGCGCTGCCGCGTCGTCGAAGGCGGGCTGCTGACGGTCCTCCCGAAGGGTCACGACACCTCCCGCCTCTGA
- a CDS encoding site-specific integrase, whose product MAWRLRVQPRWGKVPITEISHSDVKGWIAALNAEFGASVVIRTYGVLASVLDDAVHDRRLSVNPARGGKMGLPRKIASRHVYLTHTQVEQLAAASGEYGTLIRTLAYTGLRWAEAIGLRAHSVDLTRSRIWVVQNAVEVGGQIIEGTPKSHKIRHVPMPSFLREEIRDRIADLGPDDLVFPSRAGDFMKRVRNSKNSKSWFKNAAAAAGAPRIKIHDLRHTTASSLAVQAGANVKAIQRMLGHASAAMTLDVYADLFDDDLDAVSAALDRSRSSQLGGARHGD is encoded by the coding sequence GTGGCGTGGCGACTCCGAGTCCAGCCGCGCTGGGGCAAGGTTCCAATCACCGAGATCAGCCACTCCGATGTCAAGGGATGGATCGCCGCACTCAACGCCGAGTTCGGCGCGTCCGTTGTCATCCGTACATACGGAGTTCTGGCTTCGGTTCTGGACGACGCCGTTCACGATCGACGCCTGTCGGTCAACCCCGCGCGCGGCGGCAAGATGGGGCTGCCCCGAAAGATTGCATCGAGGCACGTCTATCTCACCCACACTCAGGTAGAGCAGCTCGCAGCAGCTAGCGGTGAGTACGGGACGTTGATCCGCACACTGGCCTACACCGGCCTGCGCTGGGCAGAGGCAATCGGGCTACGGGCGCACAGCGTCGATCTCACGCGATCACGGATCTGGGTCGTGCAGAACGCGGTGGAGGTCGGCGGACAGATCATTGAGGGAACTCCGAAGTCCCACAAGATCCGGCACGTTCCGATGCCATCGTTCCTGCGCGAAGAGATCCGTGACCGGATCGCAGATCTCGGCCCGGATGACTTGGTGTTCCCGAGCCGCGCAGGCGACTTCATGAAGCGTGTACGCAACAGCAAGAACTCGAAGTCATGGTTCAAGAACGCAGCAGCCGCAGCCGGTGCACCCAGGATCAAGATTCACGACTTGCGCCACACGACAGCGTCGTCGCTGGCCGTCCAGGCCGGCGCCAATGTCAAGGCGATCCAACGCATGCTCGGTCACGCTTCCGCCGCCATGACGCTCGATGTCTATGCCGACCTGTTCGACGACGATCTGGACGCAGTCTCAGCCGCACTCGATCGCAGCCGCTCAAGCCAGCTCGGTGGGGCCCGCCACGGAGACTAG
- a CDS encoding deoxyribodipyrimidine photo-lyase: MSGPSIVWFRDDLRLADNPALRAAVERDEPVIGLYVLDEESPGIRPLGGAAKWWLDGSLRSLADRLAQRGSTLVLRRGAAASVVQDVAREAGAGAVFWNRRYGGAERAVDAALKTALRGSGVTATSSAASLLFEPWTVLTGSGTPYSVFTPFWRACQSGPAPRAPLAEPRRIRGPAAAPSSDDIGDWALLPTDPDWAGGLRQTWEPGEPAARTRLREFLAEDLADYDRSRDEPAAGTTSRLSPRLRWGELSPHTVWHEAIGAGQSAGRFLAELGWREFAAHVLYHHPDLATQNLRPEFDGFPWPRLRPAQLRAWQQGRTGIPLVDAGMRELWRTGVMHNRIRMVTASFLVKNLLIDWRRGEEWFWDTLVDADGASNPFNWQWVAGSGADAAPYFRVFNPELQAKKFDPRAEYIRRWAPEYGPDAEALAPPPIVDLGESRKTALAAYERMRRSRRA; this comes from the coding sequence ATGAGCGGGCCGTCGATCGTGTGGTTCCGCGATGACCTGCGCCTCGCCGACAATCCCGCGCTCCGCGCCGCGGTCGAGCGCGACGAGCCGGTGATCGGCCTGTACGTCCTGGACGAGGAGTCGCCCGGCATCCGTCCCCTCGGCGGCGCGGCCAAGTGGTGGCTGGACGGCAGCCTGCGCTCGCTGGCGGACCGGCTCGCGCAGCGCGGCTCGACGCTCGTCCTGCGGCGAGGGGCGGCGGCATCCGTCGTCCAGGACGTGGCGAGGGAGGCCGGGGCGGGCGCGGTCTTCTGGAACCGGCGCTACGGCGGGGCGGAGCGGGCAGTGGATGCGGCGCTGAAGACCGCGCTCCGCGGCAGCGGCGTGACGGCGACCTCGTCCGCGGCCTCGCTGCTGTTCGAACCGTGGACGGTGCTGACCGGCTCGGGGACGCCGTACTCGGTGTTCACCCCGTTCTGGCGGGCCTGCCAGTCGGGCCCGGCGCCGCGCGCGCCGCTGGCCGAACCGCGGCGGATCCGGGGCCCCGCCGCGGCGCCTAGCAGCGACGACATCGGCGACTGGGCTCTGCTGCCCACCGACCCGGATTGGGCGGGCGGCCTGCGCCAGACGTGGGAACCCGGGGAGCCGGCCGCGCGGACGCGGCTGCGCGAGTTCCTCGCCGAGGACCTGGCCGACTACGACCGTTCCCGGGACGAACCCGCGGCCGGAACGACCTCCCGGCTCTCTCCCCGTCTGCGGTGGGGCGAGCTCAGCCCGCACACCGTCTGGCACGAGGCGATCGGCGCCGGTCAGTCTGCGGGGCGCTTCCTCGCCGAGCTGGGCTGGCGGGAGTTCGCCGCCCACGTCCTGTACCACCACCCGGATCTGGCCACGCAGAATCTCCGCCCCGAGTTCGACGGCTTCCCCTGGCCCCGCCTGCGGCCCGCGCAGCTGCGGGCGTGGCAGCAGGGTCGCACCGGCATCCCGCTGGTGGATGCCGGCATGCGGGAACTGTGGCGGACAGGGGTGATGCACAACCGCATCCGCATGGTGACGGCATCCTTCCTCGTGAAGAACCTGCTCATCGACTGGCGGCGGGGTGAGGAGTGGTTCTGGGACACGCTGGTGGATGCCGACGGTGCGAGCAACCCGTTCAACTGGCAGTGGGTCGCCGGATCGGGCGCCGATGCCGCCCCGTACTTCCGCGTCTTCAATCCCGAGCTGCAGGCGAAGAAGTTCGATCCGCGCGCCGAGTACATCCGCCGCTGGGCACCGGAGTACGGGCCGGATGCCGAGGCCCTGGCGCCCCCGCCGATCGTGGACCTCGGCGAGTCGAGGAAGACCGCGCTGGCCGCGTACGAGCGGATGCGCCGCAGCCGGCGCGCCTGA